In one Solanum dulcamara chromosome 1, daSolDulc1.2, whole genome shotgun sequence genomic region, the following are encoded:
- the LOC129880664 gene encoding protein SOB FIVE-LIKE 5-like: MDISGSGCTSECESGWTMYFDEFSYSSDQFNGVKGRSIYDGRGKSTYIDEDLSMVSDASSGPPHNTFHEDREFCCEENGYFLNTSETENAKEKQRRKIKEQSGKKQDLYLDDTASSPVSNFQKDNTGFYNDTTYMGQVAGYSGTYSKGKSVLGKHFGFLKTSVNGKASSEKSGVLKGRKRG; this comes from the exons ATGGACATATCAGGTTCTGGATGCACTAGTGAGTGTGAATCTGGATGGACAATGTACTTTGATGAATTCTCATATTCTTCAGATCAATTCAATGGAGTTAAGGGGAGAAGTATTTATGATGGCAGGGGAAAATCAACATATATAGATGAAGATTTGTCTATGGTTTCTGATGCTTCATCTGGTCCACCACATAATACTTTCCATGAGGATAGAGAATTTTGTTGTGAAGAAAATGGCTACTTCTTAAATACTTCTGAGACTGAAAATGCGAAGGAGAAACAGAGAAGGAAAATAAAAGAGCAAAGTGGAAAAAAACAGGATCTTTATCTTGACGACACTGCTAGTTCTCCTGTATCGAATTTCCAAAAG GATAACACAGGTTTTTATAATGATACAACTTACATGGGGCAAGTAGCAGGCTACTCTGGAACATATTCAAAG gGTAAATCTGTTCTGGGGAAACATTTTGGTTTCTTGAAAACATCTGTGAATGGGAAAGCTTCATCTGAAAAATCTG
- the LOC129880613 gene encoding uncharacterized protein LOC129880613 isoform X1: MAGIDRVKYPSLPSNYVTIAELKERWLKEKERKQQEEKEKRENEEKKKYPLLQNHQNRIANGCTHSRAPVGKNLQKRENHSGKGWREVGLISKEPNSKEVKTTSPVVEEGVDGRKGKEKMGYFGDRKPRVERDMVKVSTIDVAEEEMMAVVSVENGGQESSKSKCNKEVEEVASVCMVEVVGESNVDGEIAGKKCRVGFRGKKNSWRKMGDRIGEVSDKADSVEQSGQKHNAGKEVVSVDVKGRTNEKVRVGGAFHAYGDKDVASYDVEVVGENKVDREIAGKNCGVGHNGKKNSWRKMGDRVGEVSDEAGRMEQSGQERNAGKEKVSVNVKERTSKKVTLSGAFCAYGDNEVASVCWVEVVGENKVDREMTGRNYGVGFRGKKNGGRKMGVRVGEVSVKVYSGEPSGQELNAEKEKVSVDVKERTAEKVRVGGAYGDKEVASVDVEVVGENKVGREIAGQNCGVGYRGKKNSWRKMGDRVGEVSNKADSVEQSRQKHNAGKEVVSVDVKERTNEKVRVRGAFHAYGDKEVASICTVEVVGENKVDREIAGQYCGVGYRGKKNSGKQMVDRVGEVRDKADSAEQSGQECNAEKEKVSVDVKERTNEKVTVSGAFCAYSDKEVEEMATVCTVEVVEENKVDRDITGQKHRVGFRGKKNGGRKMGDRVGELSDKANRVEQSGQEHNAEKGKVSVDVKERTNEKVRVKDALCAYGDKEVEEVATVCTVEVVEENKVDREIAGKKCRVGYRGNKHSRRKMANKVGEVSDKADSVERSGQERNAEKEEVSVDVKEKTNEKARFRGAFHAYSDKSKDVLIDSEAGLKMTIERDLGDLSLTDRRYGHGRSSIRVYGDKWRYGSSGRYEPRKMLTQRDNSFAWIKKGESSNGNVAEIETQGSLPCESLAEKRRQLLDFLKVDFSSQSTSRSKLCSQ, from the exons ATGGCTGGAATTGATCGTGTAAAGTACCCTTCTCTCCCCTCGAATTACGTCACCATAGCTGAGCTTAAAGAACGATGGCTTAAAGAGAAAGAAAGGAAGCagcaagaagaaaaggaaaaaagagaaaatgaagaaaagaaaaaatatccacttcttcaaaatcatcaaaatcgcATTGCAAATGGGTGTACCCATAGTCGAGCTCCAGTTGGGAAAAATCTGCAGAAGCGTGAAAATCACAGTGGAAAAGGTTGGCGTGAGGTGGGTTTGATTTCTAAGGAACCCAATTCAAAGGAGGTTAAAACCACTTCTCCAGTGGTTGAAGAAGGTGTTGATGGAAGAAAGGGAAAAGAGAAAATGGGCTATTTTGGAGATAGAAAACCTAGGGTTGAAAGAGATATGGTTAAGGTTTCGACTATTGATGTGGCCGAGGAAGAAATGATGGCTGTAGTGAGTGTGGAAAATGGTGGACAAGAATCATCTAAGAGTAAATGCAATAAGGAGGTTGAAGAAGTGGCTAGTGTTTGCATGGTGGAGGTTGTAGGAGAAAGCAATGTTGATGGGGAAATCGCAGGGAAGAAATGTAGAGTTGGGTTTAGGGGAAAGAAAAATAGCTGGAGAAAGATGGGTGATAGGATTGGAGAAGTGAGCGATAAAGCTGACAGTGTGGAGCAATCAGGACAAAAACATAATGCAGGGAAGGAGGTGGTTTCCGTTGATGTGAAAGGAAGAACTAATGAGAAGGTGAGAGTGGGAGGTGCATTTCATGCATACGGTGATAAGGATGTGGCTTCTTATGATGTGGAGGTTGTAGGAGAAAACAAGGTAGATAGGGAAATCGCAGGGAAGAATTGTGGAGTTGGGCATAACGGAAAGAAAAATAGCTGGAGAAAGATGGGTGATAGAGTTGGAGAAGTGAGCGATGAAGCAGGCAGAATGGAGCAATCAGGACAAGAACGTAATGCAGGGAAGGAGAAGGTTTCAGTTAATGTGAAAGAAAGAACTAGTAAGAAGGTGACACTGAGTGGTGCATTTTGTGCATACGGTGATAACGAGGTGGCTTCTGTTTGCTGGGTGGAGGTTGTAGGAGAAAACAAGGTAGATAGGGAAATGACAGGGCGCAATTATGGAGTTGGGTTTAGGGGAAAGAAAAATGGCGGTAGAAAGATGGGTGTTAGGGTTGGTGAAGTGAGCGTTAAAGTATACAGCGGGGAGCCATCAGGACAAGAACTTAATGCAGAAAAGGAGAAGGTTTCAGTTGATGTGAAAGAAAGAACTGCTGAGAAGGTGAGAGTGGGAGGTGCATACGGTGATAAGGAGGTGGCTTCTGTTGATGTGGAGGTTGTAGGAGAAAACAAGGTAGGTAGGGAAATCGCAGGGCAGAATTGTGGAGTTGGGTATAGGGGAAAGAAAAATAGCTGGAGAAAGATGGGTGATAGGGTTGGAGAAGTGAGCAATAAAGCAGACAGTGTGGAGCAATCAAGACAAAAACATAATGCAGGGAAGGAGGTGGTTTCAGTTGATGTGAAAGAAAGAACTAATGAGAAGGTGAGAGTGAGAGGTGCATTTCATGCATACGGTGATAAGGAGGTGGCTTCTATTTGCACGGTGGAGGTTGTAGGAGAAAACAAAGTAGATAGGGAAATCGCAGGGCAGTATTGTGGAGTTGGGTATAGGGGAAAGAAAAATAGCGGTAAACAGATGGTTGATAGGGTTGGTGAAGTGAGAGATAAAGCAGACAGTGCGGAGCAATCAGGACAAGAATGTAATGCAGAAAAGGAGAAGGTTTCAGTTGATGTGAAAGAAAGAACTAATGAAAAGGTGACAGTGAGTGGTGCATTTTGTGCATACAGTGATAAGGAGGTCGAAGAAATGGCTACTGTTTGCACAGTGGAGGTGGTAGAAGAAAACAAGGTAGACAGGGATATCACAGGGCAGAAACATAGAGTTGGGTTTAGGGGAAAGAAAAATGGCGGTAGAAAGATGGGTGATAGAGTTGGAGAATTGAGCGATAAAGCAAACAGAGTGGAGCAATCAGGACAAGAACATAATGCAGAAAAGGGGAAGGTTTCAGTTGATGTGAAAGAAAGAACTAATGAGAAGGTGAGAGTGAAAGATGCACTTTGTGCATATGGTGATAAGGAGGTCGAAGAAGTGGCTACTGTTTGCACGGTGGAGGTGGTTGAAGAAAACAAGGTAGATAGGGAAATCGCAGGGAAGAAATGTAGAGTTGGGTATAGGGGAAATAAACATAGCAGGAGAAAGATGGCTAATAAGGTTGGAGAAGTTAGCGATAAAGCAGACAGTGTGGAGCGATCAGGACAAGAAAGAAATGCAGAAAAGGAGGAGGTTTCAGTTGATGTGAAGGAAAAAACTAATGAGAAGGCGAGATTTAGAGGTGCATTTCATGCATACAGTGATAAGAGCAAAGATGTACTGATAGATTCGGAGGCTGGTTTGAAGATGACGATTGAGAGAGATCTTGGGGACTTATCATTGACTGATAGGAGGTATGGTCATGGGAGATCGAGTATTAGGGTGTATGGTGACAAGTGGAGATATGGGAGTTCCGGAAGGTATGAACCGCGAAAAATGTTAACGCAGAGGGATAATAGCTTTGCGTGGATTAAAAAGGGGGAGTCTTCAAATGGCAATGTTGCTGAAATTGAAACTCAG GGAAGTTTACCATGTGAAAGTTTAGCAGAAAAGAGACGGCAACTACTGGATTTTCTCAAG GTTGATTTTTCAAGCCAAAGTACAAGTCGGAGTAAGCTGTGCTCTCAGTGA
- the LOC129880613 gene encoding uncharacterized protein LOC129880613 isoform X2: MAGIDRVKYPSLPSNYVTIAELKERWLKEKERKQQEEKEKRENEEKKKYPLLQNHQNRIANGCTHSRAPVGKNLQKRENHSGKGWREVGLISKEPNSKEVKTTSPVVEEGVDGRKGKEKMGYFGDRKPRVERDMVKVSTIDVAEEEMMAVVSVENGGQESSKSKCNKEVEEVASVCMVEVVGESNVDGEIAGKKCRVGFRGKKNSWRKMGDRIGEVSDKADSVEQSGQKHNAGKEVVSVDVKGRTNEKVRVGGAFHAYGDKDVASYDVEVVGENKVDREIAGKNCGVGHNGKKNSWRKMGDRVGEVSDEAGRMEQSGQERNAGKEKVSVNVKERTSKKVTLSGAFCAYGDNEVASVCWVEVVGENKVDREMTGRNYGVGFRGKKNGGRKMGVRVGEVSVKVYSGEPSGQELNAEKEKVSVDVKERTAEKVRVGGAYGDKEVASVDVEVVGENKVGREIAGQNCGVGYRGKKNSWRKMGDRVGEVSNKADSVEQSRQKHNAGKEVVSVDVKERTNEKVRVRGAFHAYGDKEVASICTVEVVGENKVDREIAGQYCGVGYRGKKNSGKQMVDRVGEVRDKADSAEQSGQECNAEKEKVSVDVKERTNEKVTVSGAFCAYSDKEVEEMATVCTVEVVEENKVDRDITGQKHRVGFRGKKNGGRKMGDRVGELSDKANRVEQSGQEHNAEKGKVSVDVKERTNEKVRVKDALCAYGDKEVEEVATVCTVEVVEENKVDREIAGKKCRVGYRGNKHSRRKMANKVGEVSDKADSVERSGQERNAEKEEVSVDVKEKTNEKARFRGAFHAYSDKSKDVLIDSEAGLKMTIERDLGDLSLTDRRYGHGRSSIRVYGDKWRYGSSGRYEPRKMLTQRDNSFAWIKKGESSNGNVAEIETQVDFSSQSTSRSKLCSQ; the protein is encoded by the exons ATGGCTGGAATTGATCGTGTAAAGTACCCTTCTCTCCCCTCGAATTACGTCACCATAGCTGAGCTTAAAGAACGATGGCTTAAAGAGAAAGAAAGGAAGCagcaagaagaaaaggaaaaaagagaaaatgaagaaaagaaaaaatatccacttcttcaaaatcatcaaaatcgcATTGCAAATGGGTGTACCCATAGTCGAGCTCCAGTTGGGAAAAATCTGCAGAAGCGTGAAAATCACAGTGGAAAAGGTTGGCGTGAGGTGGGTTTGATTTCTAAGGAACCCAATTCAAAGGAGGTTAAAACCACTTCTCCAGTGGTTGAAGAAGGTGTTGATGGAAGAAAGGGAAAAGAGAAAATGGGCTATTTTGGAGATAGAAAACCTAGGGTTGAAAGAGATATGGTTAAGGTTTCGACTATTGATGTGGCCGAGGAAGAAATGATGGCTGTAGTGAGTGTGGAAAATGGTGGACAAGAATCATCTAAGAGTAAATGCAATAAGGAGGTTGAAGAAGTGGCTAGTGTTTGCATGGTGGAGGTTGTAGGAGAAAGCAATGTTGATGGGGAAATCGCAGGGAAGAAATGTAGAGTTGGGTTTAGGGGAAAGAAAAATAGCTGGAGAAAGATGGGTGATAGGATTGGAGAAGTGAGCGATAAAGCTGACAGTGTGGAGCAATCAGGACAAAAACATAATGCAGGGAAGGAGGTGGTTTCCGTTGATGTGAAAGGAAGAACTAATGAGAAGGTGAGAGTGGGAGGTGCATTTCATGCATACGGTGATAAGGATGTGGCTTCTTATGATGTGGAGGTTGTAGGAGAAAACAAGGTAGATAGGGAAATCGCAGGGAAGAATTGTGGAGTTGGGCATAACGGAAAGAAAAATAGCTGGAGAAAGATGGGTGATAGAGTTGGAGAAGTGAGCGATGAAGCAGGCAGAATGGAGCAATCAGGACAAGAACGTAATGCAGGGAAGGAGAAGGTTTCAGTTAATGTGAAAGAAAGAACTAGTAAGAAGGTGACACTGAGTGGTGCATTTTGTGCATACGGTGATAACGAGGTGGCTTCTGTTTGCTGGGTGGAGGTTGTAGGAGAAAACAAGGTAGATAGGGAAATGACAGGGCGCAATTATGGAGTTGGGTTTAGGGGAAAGAAAAATGGCGGTAGAAAGATGGGTGTTAGGGTTGGTGAAGTGAGCGTTAAAGTATACAGCGGGGAGCCATCAGGACAAGAACTTAATGCAGAAAAGGAGAAGGTTTCAGTTGATGTGAAAGAAAGAACTGCTGAGAAGGTGAGAGTGGGAGGTGCATACGGTGATAAGGAGGTGGCTTCTGTTGATGTGGAGGTTGTAGGAGAAAACAAGGTAGGTAGGGAAATCGCAGGGCAGAATTGTGGAGTTGGGTATAGGGGAAAGAAAAATAGCTGGAGAAAGATGGGTGATAGGGTTGGAGAAGTGAGCAATAAAGCAGACAGTGTGGAGCAATCAAGACAAAAACATAATGCAGGGAAGGAGGTGGTTTCAGTTGATGTGAAAGAAAGAACTAATGAGAAGGTGAGAGTGAGAGGTGCATTTCATGCATACGGTGATAAGGAGGTGGCTTCTATTTGCACGGTGGAGGTTGTAGGAGAAAACAAAGTAGATAGGGAAATCGCAGGGCAGTATTGTGGAGTTGGGTATAGGGGAAAGAAAAATAGCGGTAAACAGATGGTTGATAGGGTTGGTGAAGTGAGAGATAAAGCAGACAGTGCGGAGCAATCAGGACAAGAATGTAATGCAGAAAAGGAGAAGGTTTCAGTTGATGTGAAAGAAAGAACTAATGAAAAGGTGACAGTGAGTGGTGCATTTTGTGCATACAGTGATAAGGAGGTCGAAGAAATGGCTACTGTTTGCACAGTGGAGGTGGTAGAAGAAAACAAGGTAGACAGGGATATCACAGGGCAGAAACATAGAGTTGGGTTTAGGGGAAAGAAAAATGGCGGTAGAAAGATGGGTGATAGAGTTGGAGAATTGAGCGATAAAGCAAACAGAGTGGAGCAATCAGGACAAGAACATAATGCAGAAAAGGGGAAGGTTTCAGTTGATGTGAAAGAAAGAACTAATGAGAAGGTGAGAGTGAAAGATGCACTTTGTGCATATGGTGATAAGGAGGTCGAAGAAGTGGCTACTGTTTGCACGGTGGAGGTGGTTGAAGAAAACAAGGTAGATAGGGAAATCGCAGGGAAGAAATGTAGAGTTGGGTATAGGGGAAATAAACATAGCAGGAGAAAGATGGCTAATAAGGTTGGAGAAGTTAGCGATAAAGCAGACAGTGTGGAGCGATCAGGACAAGAAAGAAATGCAGAAAAGGAGGAGGTTTCAGTTGATGTGAAGGAAAAAACTAATGAGAAGGCGAGATTTAGAGGTGCATTTCATGCATACAGTGATAAGAGCAAAGATGTACTGATAGATTCGGAGGCTGGTTTGAAGATGACGATTGAGAGAGATCTTGGGGACTTATCATTGACTGATAGGAGGTATGGTCATGGGAGATCGAGTATTAGGGTGTATGGTGACAAGTGGAGATATGGGAGTTCCGGAAGGTATGAACCGCGAAAAATGTTAACGCAGAGGGATAATAGCTTTGCGTGGATTAAAAAGGGGGAGTCTTCAAATGGCAATGTTGCTGAAATTGAAACTCAG GTTGATTTTTCAAGCCAAAGTACAAGTCGGAGTAAGCTGTGCTCTCAGTGA
- the LOC129880613 gene encoding uncharacterized protein LOC129880613 isoform X3 has product MAGIDRVKYPSLPSNYVTIAELKERWLKEKERKQQEEKEKRENEEKKKYPLLQNHQNRIANGCTHSRAPVGKNLQKRENHSGKGWREVGLISKEPNSKEVKTTSPVVEEGVDGRKGKEKMGYFGDRKPRVERDMVKVSTIDVAEEEMMAVVSVENGGQESSKSKCNKEVEEVASVCMVEVVGESNVDGEIAGKKCRVGFRGKKNSWRKMGDRIGEVSDKADSVEQSGQKHNAGKEVVSVDVKGRTNEKVRVGGAFHAYGDKDVASYDVEVVGENKVDREIAGKNCGVGHNGKKNSWRKMGDRVGEVSDEAGRMEQSGQERNAGKEKVSVNVKERTSKKVTLSGAFCAYGDNEVASVCWVEVVGENKVDREMTGRNYGVGFRGKKNGGRKMGVRVGEVSVKVYSGEPSGQELNAEKEKVSVDVKERTAEKVRVGGAYGDKEVASVDVEVVGENKVGREIAGQNCGVGYRGKKNSWRKMGDRVGEVSNKADSVEQSRQKHNAGKEVVSVDVKERTNEKVRVRGAFHAYGDKEVASICTVEVVGENKVDREIAGQYCGVGYRGKKNSGKQMVDRVGEVRDKADSAEQSGQECNAEKEKVSVDVKERTNEKVTVSGAFCAYSDKEVEEMATVCTVEVVEENKVDRDITGQKHRVGFRGKKNGGRKMGDRVGELSDKANRVEQSGQEHNAEKGKVSVDVKERTNEKVRVKDALCAYGDKEVEEVATVCTVEVVEENKVDREIAGKKCRVGYRGNKHSRRKMANKVGEVSDKADSVERSGQERNAEKEEVSVDVKEKTNEKARFRGAFHAYSDKSKDVLIDSEAGLKMTIERDLGDLSLTDRRYGHGRSSIRVYGDKWRYGSSGRYEPRKMLTQRDNSFAWIKKGESSNGNVAEIETQTTGRTFWSLYTSSV; this is encoded by the exons ATGGCTGGAATTGATCGTGTAAAGTACCCTTCTCTCCCCTCGAATTACGTCACCATAGCTGAGCTTAAAGAACGATGGCTTAAAGAGAAAGAAAGGAAGCagcaagaagaaaaggaaaaaagagaaaatgaagaaaagaaaaaatatccacttcttcaaaatcatcaaaatcgcATTGCAAATGGGTGTACCCATAGTCGAGCTCCAGTTGGGAAAAATCTGCAGAAGCGTGAAAATCACAGTGGAAAAGGTTGGCGTGAGGTGGGTTTGATTTCTAAGGAACCCAATTCAAAGGAGGTTAAAACCACTTCTCCAGTGGTTGAAGAAGGTGTTGATGGAAGAAAGGGAAAAGAGAAAATGGGCTATTTTGGAGATAGAAAACCTAGGGTTGAAAGAGATATGGTTAAGGTTTCGACTATTGATGTGGCCGAGGAAGAAATGATGGCTGTAGTGAGTGTGGAAAATGGTGGACAAGAATCATCTAAGAGTAAATGCAATAAGGAGGTTGAAGAAGTGGCTAGTGTTTGCATGGTGGAGGTTGTAGGAGAAAGCAATGTTGATGGGGAAATCGCAGGGAAGAAATGTAGAGTTGGGTTTAGGGGAAAGAAAAATAGCTGGAGAAAGATGGGTGATAGGATTGGAGAAGTGAGCGATAAAGCTGACAGTGTGGAGCAATCAGGACAAAAACATAATGCAGGGAAGGAGGTGGTTTCCGTTGATGTGAAAGGAAGAACTAATGAGAAGGTGAGAGTGGGAGGTGCATTTCATGCATACGGTGATAAGGATGTGGCTTCTTATGATGTGGAGGTTGTAGGAGAAAACAAGGTAGATAGGGAAATCGCAGGGAAGAATTGTGGAGTTGGGCATAACGGAAAGAAAAATAGCTGGAGAAAGATGGGTGATAGAGTTGGAGAAGTGAGCGATGAAGCAGGCAGAATGGAGCAATCAGGACAAGAACGTAATGCAGGGAAGGAGAAGGTTTCAGTTAATGTGAAAGAAAGAACTAGTAAGAAGGTGACACTGAGTGGTGCATTTTGTGCATACGGTGATAACGAGGTGGCTTCTGTTTGCTGGGTGGAGGTTGTAGGAGAAAACAAGGTAGATAGGGAAATGACAGGGCGCAATTATGGAGTTGGGTTTAGGGGAAAGAAAAATGGCGGTAGAAAGATGGGTGTTAGGGTTGGTGAAGTGAGCGTTAAAGTATACAGCGGGGAGCCATCAGGACAAGAACTTAATGCAGAAAAGGAGAAGGTTTCAGTTGATGTGAAAGAAAGAACTGCTGAGAAGGTGAGAGTGGGAGGTGCATACGGTGATAAGGAGGTGGCTTCTGTTGATGTGGAGGTTGTAGGAGAAAACAAGGTAGGTAGGGAAATCGCAGGGCAGAATTGTGGAGTTGGGTATAGGGGAAAGAAAAATAGCTGGAGAAAGATGGGTGATAGGGTTGGAGAAGTGAGCAATAAAGCAGACAGTGTGGAGCAATCAAGACAAAAACATAATGCAGGGAAGGAGGTGGTTTCAGTTGATGTGAAAGAAAGAACTAATGAGAAGGTGAGAGTGAGAGGTGCATTTCATGCATACGGTGATAAGGAGGTGGCTTCTATTTGCACGGTGGAGGTTGTAGGAGAAAACAAAGTAGATAGGGAAATCGCAGGGCAGTATTGTGGAGTTGGGTATAGGGGAAAGAAAAATAGCGGTAAACAGATGGTTGATAGGGTTGGTGAAGTGAGAGATAAAGCAGACAGTGCGGAGCAATCAGGACAAGAATGTAATGCAGAAAAGGAGAAGGTTTCAGTTGATGTGAAAGAAAGAACTAATGAAAAGGTGACAGTGAGTGGTGCATTTTGTGCATACAGTGATAAGGAGGTCGAAGAAATGGCTACTGTTTGCACAGTGGAGGTGGTAGAAGAAAACAAGGTAGACAGGGATATCACAGGGCAGAAACATAGAGTTGGGTTTAGGGGAAAGAAAAATGGCGGTAGAAAGATGGGTGATAGAGTTGGAGAATTGAGCGATAAAGCAAACAGAGTGGAGCAATCAGGACAAGAACATAATGCAGAAAAGGGGAAGGTTTCAGTTGATGTGAAAGAAAGAACTAATGAGAAGGTGAGAGTGAAAGATGCACTTTGTGCATATGGTGATAAGGAGGTCGAAGAAGTGGCTACTGTTTGCACGGTGGAGGTGGTTGAAGAAAACAAGGTAGATAGGGAAATCGCAGGGAAGAAATGTAGAGTTGGGTATAGGGGAAATAAACATAGCAGGAGAAAGATGGCTAATAAGGTTGGAGAAGTTAGCGATAAAGCAGACAGTGTGGAGCGATCAGGACAAGAAAGAAATGCAGAAAAGGAGGAGGTTTCAGTTGATGTGAAGGAAAAAACTAATGAGAAGGCGAGATTTAGAGGTGCATTTCATGCATACAGTGATAAGAGCAAAGATGTACTGATAGATTCGGAGGCTGGTTTGAAGATGACGATTGAGAGAGATCTTGGGGACTTATCATTGACTGATAGGAGGTATGGTCATGGGAGATCGAGTATTAGGGTGTATGGTGACAAGTGGAGATATGGGAGTTCCGGAAGGTATGAACCGCGAAAAATGTTAACGCAGAGGGATAATAGCTTTGCGTGGATTAAAAAGGGGGAGTCTTCAAATGGCAATGTTGCTGAAATTGAAACTCAG ACTACAGGAAGGACATtttggtcattatatacatctTCAGTTTAg
- the LOC129880658 gene encoding LIM domain-containing protein WLIM1-like: MAFAGTTQKCMACEKTVYLVDKLTADNRVYHKACFRCHHCKGTLKLSNYNSFEGVLYCRPHFDQLFKRTGSLDKSFEGTPKIVKPEKDEKPQAAKVSSMFVGTREKCFGCKNTVYPTEKVSVNGTPYHKSCFKCSHGGCVISPSNYIAHEGRLYCKHHHVQLIKEKGNLSQLEGDHDKNSSVRTTES, encoded by the exons ATGGCTTTTGCAGGAACAACACAGAAATGTATGGCATGTGAAAAGACAGTATATTTAGTTGACAAATTAACTGCAGACAATAGAGTCTATCATAAAGCTTGTTTCAGATGCCATCACTGCAAGGGTACTCTCAAG CTTAGCAACTACAATTCCTTTGAGGGAGTTCTCTACTGTAGACCTCACTTTGATCAACTCTTTAAAAGAACTGGAAGTCTGGACAAAAGCTTTGAAG GGACACCAAAAATTGTGAAGCCAGAGAAAGATGAG AAACCACAGGCAGCTAAAGTTTCAAGCATGTTTGTTGGAACAAGGGAGAAATGTTTTGGCTGCAAGAATACTGTCTATCCAACAGAAAAG GTATCTGTGAATGGAACACCATACCACAAAAGCTGCTTCAAATGTAGCCATGGAGGCTGTGTAATTAGCCCATCCAACTATATCGCGCATGAGGGGCGCCTCTACTGCAAGCACCATCATGTTCAACTGATCAAGGAGAAAGGAAATTTAAGCCAACTCGAGGGTGATCACGACAAGAATTCATCAGTTAGAACAACAGAATCATAA
- the LOC129880672 gene encoding WD repeat-containing protein ATCSA-1-like yields the protein MWKEIGDREFGKLRSNLFSNRIKSARIASIQLSNYKDIISPHRGSVNSLQVDLTEGRYLLSSASDASVAVYDIQRATDYDESGLIAKHKHICLVDKQHEQGHKYAISTAIWYPIDTGLFITGSYDHYVNVWDTNTTQVVVNFKMPGKVYKTAMSPVATSHMLIAAGTEDVQVRLCDISSGAFAHTLSGHRDGVMSVEWSASSEWILVTGGCDGAIRFWDIRRAGCFRVLNQSHSQLGRRPTLLTRSTANKSSTLKSSSGGPNSSAKGRPSQKKMGNGVSIKHTAIARQVRGSGKQRLHPGMLSSQDRATAHYGAVNGLKVTNDGMYLLSAGSDSRLRLWDIESGCNTLVNYETSRLQATKATQLAISHDSTLVFVPCMSTTKAFDLWSGKTMMDLRGHYENVNCCLYNSLDQELYTGGNDRKILVWSPSKATTEELEGRDGQAFAIDQDNWSD from the exons ATGTGGAAGGAGATCGGAGACAGAGAATTTGGCAAGCTTCGCTCTAATTTATTCAGCAATCGTATTAAGTCGGCTCGAATCGCTTCTATTCAACTCTCCAACTACAAAGATATCATTTCTCCTCACCGTGGCTCCGTCAACTCCCTACAG GTTGATTTGACAGAGGGACGATATCTGTTATCCTCTGCATCGGATGCATCAGTTGCTGTTTATGATATCCAACGTGCAACTGATTACGATGAAAGTGGTCTGATTGCAAAGCATAAGCACATATGTTTGGTTGACAAGCAACATGAACAGGGCCATAAATATGCCATTTCAACAGCCATCTGGTATCCAATTGACACGGGACTTTTTATTACAGGCTCTTATGATCATTACGTTAATGTCTGGGATACTAACACGACACAG GTAGTAGTTAATTTCAAAATGCCTGGAAAAGTGTATAAGACTGCCATGTCTCCGGTGGCTACATCACACATGTTGATTGCTGCTGGAACAGAAGATGTTCAAGTTCGTCTTTGTGATATTTCTTCGGGTGCATTTGCTCACACATTATCTGGCCATCGTG ATGGAGTAATGTCAGTTGAATGGTCTGCTTCTAGCGAGTGGATTTTGGTAACAGGGGGATGCGATGGTGCCATTCGCTTTTGGGACATCAGGCGTGCAGGATGTTTTCGTGTTTTAAATCAGTCTCATTCTCAGCTTGGAAGACGCCCAACTCTTCTTACACGTTCCACTGCAAACAAG AGTTCCACGCTGAAATCATCTTCAGGAGGCCCAAATTCATCTGCAAAAGGCCGTCCATCTCAGAAGAAAATGGGAAATGGTGTGAGTATCAAACACACTGCAATTGCTAGACAAGTTAGGGGGTCTGGGAAGCAGCGACTGCATCCAGGGATGCTCTCTAGTCAGGATAGAGCCACTGCTCATTATGGTGCTGTCAATGGATTAAAAGTGACCAATGATGGAATGTATCTCCTTAGTGCAG GTTCTGATTCAAGGTTAAGGTTATGGGATATTGAATCTGGTTGCAATACACTTGTGAACTATGAAACATCACGACTACAGGCCACCAAAGCCACACAGTTAGCCATATCTCATGATTCAACTCTTGTATTTGTGCCATGCATGTCAACTACTAAG GCATTTGATTTGTGGTCGGGCAAGACGATGATGGATTTACGTGGCCACTATGAAAATGTGAACTGTTGTCTGTACAATTCACTGGACCAG GAACTATACACAGGTGGTAATGACCGGAAAATTCTTGTGTGGTCTCCAAGTAAAGCCACTACTGAGGAATTG GAAGGGAGGGATGGACAAGCTTTTGCGATCGACCAAGATAATTGGAGCGACTGA